A genomic region of Alnus glutinosa chromosome 11, dhAlnGlut1.1, whole genome shotgun sequence contains the following coding sequences:
- the LOC133881653 gene encoding protein NLP2-like has protein sequence MEIERKLMNMEYGTASFTAPNSATYGNFSPTDHTAAMEMDFMDELLLEGCWLETTRALNDPSPYYLPTLDSNINHHQQIYQEDQTVGVFPESETIIVEGTELGRRWWIGPRANPGPSSSVKERLMLAVGYLRECTKNMNVLLQLWVPVRRGGSRYFLTSQDQPYYRNVCRAYQFAVEEDMEESGGLPGRVFMGKLPDQWTPPDVRFFKRDEYPRINYAQQYDVRGSLALPVFERGSGTCLGVVEIVTTTQKINYRPELEHVCQALEAVDLRSSQYFSPPGIKACHDELYPAALAEIIEVLATVCKTHRLPLALTWAPCYQQGKGGCRQYSDENYAQCLSIVDTACFVADVDVLGFHEACSEHHLFRGQGTVGTAFTTAKPCFASDITAFSKTEYPLSHHARMFGLRAAVAIPLRSIYTGSADFVLEFFLPKDCQDTEEQKQMLNSLSIVLQQACRSLHAVIDKELPDEDEIIYPVKEVAIEECHKSGSSTLKEGSPKDQSSWIAHMMEAQQKGKGVSISLEYQEEEQNEEFKVTTHWDNINTQGGSCNGQAFSDFGQVQQSSGSKGSVEGGGDSYSYGSRRSSGGRKSGEKRRTKTEKTISLPVLRQYFAGSLKDAAKSIGVCPTTLKRICRQHGITRWPSRKIKKVGHSLRKLQLVIDSVQGAEGAIQIGSFYSNFPELSSPATSSFSSLKMSENSKQSNPIPESSGLFTPSKSPPSSCSQTSGPSIFCATAANHHHTTTINALSSGDTLMRENPIGILQMACSEADLHALNQQEANLLQNAMITCGLDTTLPVLPESSSHNSRDGGAFRVKATFGDEKIRFSLHPNWTFGDLQMEIRRRFNLDDISRVDLKYLDDDREWVLLTCDADFQECIDIYRASQSHTIRLSLQHASNPNLGSPFGSSGLS, from the exons ATGGAAATCGAAAGGAAGCTCATGAACATGGAATACGGCACCGCCTCCTTTACAGCGCCCAACTCCGCCACGTACGGAAACTTCAGTCCTACTGATCACACGGCCGCCATGGAAATGGATTTCATGGACGAACTTTTGCTCGAAGGCTGCTGGTTGGAGACCACCCGTGCTCTCAATGACCCTTCACCTTATTACTTGCCTACTTTGGATTCTAACATCAACCATCATCAGCAAATCTATCAAGAAGATCAGACGGTAGGAGTGTTTCCCGAATCTGAAACTATTATAGTAGAAGGCACTGAACTCGGGAGAAGATGGTGGATTGGGCCGAGGGCAAATCCCGGCCCTAGCTCCTCAGTGAAAGAGAGACTAATGCTGGCCGTTGGATACTTGAGAGAATGTACAAAGAACATGAATGTGCTTCTTCAGCTATGGGTGCCTGTAAGGAGAGGAGGCAGCAGATATTTCCTCACCTCTCAAGACCAACCGTACTACCGGAATGTTTGTCGAGCTTATCAGTTCGCGGTTGAGGAGGACATGGAGGAATCCGGCGGGTTGCCGGGTCGGGTTTTCATGGGGAAGTTGCCTGATCAGTGGACTCCTCCCGATGTTCGATTCTTCAAAAGAGACGAATACCCACGTATTAACTATGCACAGCAGTACGATGTTCGCGGCTCTCTAGCCCTTCCTGTTTTCGAACGGGGCAGTGGAACTTGCTTGGGTGTTGTTGAGATTGTTACAACCACTCAAAAGATAAATTATCGCCCAGAACTTGAACATGTCTGCCAAGCTCTtgag GCCGTGGATCTTAGGAGTTCTCAATACTTCAGCCCTCCCGGTATAAAG GCTTGTCATGACGAGTTGTACCCAGCAGCACTGGCTGAGATAATAGAGGTTTTAGCAACAGTTTGCAAGACACACCGATTGCCTTTAGCTCTAACGTGGGCGCCGTGTTACCAACAAGGCAAAGGTGGATGCCGACAATATTCTGATGAGAATTATGCTCAGTGTCTTTCAATTGTCGACACTGCTTGCTTTGTGGCCGACGTAGATGTTTTAGGCTTCCATGAGGCGTGCTCCGAGCACCACCTGTTTCGCGGCCAAGGGACTGTCGGGACTGCCTTCACCACAGCCAAACCATGCTTTGCAAGTGACATAACTGCCTTTAGCAAGACAGAATATCCCCTCTCTCACCATGCTAGGATGTTTGGATTGCGTGCTGCTGTGGCAATTCCCCTTCGAAGCATCTACACTGGCTCGGCTGATTTTGTATTGGAGTTTTTTTTGCCAAAGGATTGCCAAGACACCGAAGAACAAAAGCAGATGCTCAACTCATTATCCATTGTATTACAGCAGGCTTGCCGGAGTTTACATGCTGTTATTGACAAAGAATTACCTGATGAGGACGAAATCATATACCCGGTTAAGGAAGTGGCAATTGAAGAATGTCATAAATCAGGATCTTCTACTCTGAAAGAAGGCTCTCCGAAAGATCAGTCATCTTGGATTGCTCATATGATGGAGGCTCAACAGAAAGGCAAAGGCGTCTCAATCTCATTGGAGtatcaagaagaagaacaaaatgAAGAATTCAAGGTGACAACCCACTGGGATAATATTAACACTCAGGGAGGATCATGCAATGGGCAGGCGTTTTCAGATTTTGGGCAAGTTCAGCAAAGTTCTGGATCCAAAGGTAGTGTTGAGGGTGGTGGAGATTCTTATTCTTATGGCAGCCGTCGCTCATCAGGTGGTCGAAAATCAGGCGAGAAGAGGAGGACCAAGACAGAGAAGACTATCAGCTTGCCAGTTCTCCGGCAATACTTTGCAGGGAGCCTGAAAGATGCTGCTAAAAGTATTGGCG TGTGCCCGACAACTCTGAAAAGGATATGCAGGCAACATGGGATTACAAGATGGCCTTCTAGAAAGATCAAGAAGGTGGGCCACTCTCTGAGGAAACTCCAACTTGTAATCGACTCAGTCCAAGGAGCTGAGGGTGCTATTCAGATTGGTTCTTTCTATTCTAACTTCCCTGAATTGAGCTCCCCTGCAACTAGCTCTTTCTCATCATTGAAAATGAGTGAAAACTCAAAGCAATCAAACCCTATACCGGAAAGTTCTGGATTATTTACTCCATCGAAATCCCCACCTTCTTCATGCAGTCAGACTTCTGGTCCAAGCATCTTTTGCGCCACTGCAGCAAATCATCATCATACCACCACCATCAATGCTTTGAGCAGTGGCGATACTTTAATGAGAGAAAACCCTATTGGGATTCTGCAGATGGCATGCAGTGAAGCAGATTTACATGCCTTGAATCAACAGGAAGCAAACCTTCTCCAGAATGCCATGATCACTTGCGGTCTAGACACTACTCTACCTGTCTTACCAGAAAGCAGCAGCCATAATTCACGAGATGGTGGTGCTTTTAGAGTAAAAGCTACCTTTGGGGATGAAAAAATCCGGTTCAGCTTGCATCCCAACTGGACTTTTGGAGATTTGCAGATGGAGATTCGAAGGAGATTCAATTTAGATGATATCAGTAGAGTAGACCTCAAGTATTTGGACGATGATCGTGAGTGGGTTCTTTTGACATGTGATGCTGACTTTCAGGAGTGCATAGACATATATAGAGCATCTCAAAGCCACACAATCAGGCTCTCCCTTCAACATGCTTCTAATCCGAATCTCGGAAGTCCTTTTGGTAGCAGTGGGCTGTCGTGA